Proteins from a genomic interval of Helicobacter pylori Shi112:
- a CDS encoding ATP-binding cassette domain-containing protein has translation MISNINITPKKNIKNALNVNNFSFKSNTSTAIIGTNGAGKSTLINTILGIRADYNIKAQNNNTPYKNNIMPQRKQFGVVSNLFNYPPGLNANDIFRFYKFFYKNCTINLFDKKLLNKTYESLSDGQKQRLKIDLALSHHPQLVIMDEPETSLEQNALIKLSSLIELRNTQQLTSIIATHDLIVLESCKWVLLLNGGNIAKYETLDSILKTITISFSLKEKLSAKDLLALLKDI, from the coding sequence ATGATTTCTAATATCAACATTACACCTAAAAAAAACATTAAAAACGCTTTAAATGTAAATAATTTTTCATTTAAGAGTAATACTAGCACAGCTATTATTGGCACAAACGGTGCTGGAAAGTCAACGCTTATCAATACTATTCTAGGTATTAGAGCGGACTACAATATCAAAGCACAAAACAATAACACCCCATACAAAAATAATATTATGCCACAACGCAAACAATTTGGAGTTGTATCTAATCTGTTCAATTATCCACCTGGACTAAATGCAAACGATATATTTAGATTCTATAAATTTTTTTATAAAAACTGCACCATAAATCTATTTGATAAAAAACTTTTAAATAAAACTTACGAATCATTAAGTGATGGACAAAAACAACGATTGAAAATTGACTTAGCTCTTAGCCATCACCCACAATTAGTTATCATGGATGAACCAGAAACCAGTTTAGAACAGAATGCTCTTATAAAACTATCAAGTCTTATTGAGTTGCGTAATACCCAACAACTTACAAGCATTATTGCTACTCATGATCTGATTGTTTTAGAAAGTTGCAAATGGGTCTTGCTTCTTAATGGTGGCAACATTGCTAAATATGAGACTTTAGATTCTATATTAAAAACTATAACTATATCTTTCAGCCTTAAAGAAAAACTGAGCGCAAAAGACTTATTGGCATTACTAAAGGATATTTAA
- a CDS encoding ABC transporter permease produces the protein MGAILSILKLEIKSYLTNTSALFWTFIYPILMLLLLVFVFSKNTTEVFYFNSIIGLMGLLIISSAIFGLTQAIASLRSHNVFLFYILSPATLKQITLALIASRLIIVIIYAFTFIGISFYTLNIFDLLNFKTLIFGFISIFSSSLFCFCLAIFVAKIFQNEQSILGFANIINLYAVISCNVFVSLDYLPSIGQLFIKTSVFYQLNQLLLKSFQGIDPILILIASTLFIVCGITLFLLSANRMLLIERMR, from the coding sequence ATGGGTGCAATTTTATCTATTTTAAAGCTTGAAATCAAATCTTATCTTACCAATACAAGTGCATTATTTTGGACTTTTATTTATCCCATTTTAATGCTCTTACTACTAGTTTTTGTTTTTTCAAAAAATACCACTGAGGTTTTTTATTTTAATAGCATCATAGGTCTAATGGGACTGCTTATTATCTCTAGTGCAATTTTTGGTCTCACACAAGCTATAGCAAGCTTGAGATCACACAATGTATTCTTGTTTTATATACTATCGCCAGCAACTTTAAAACAAATAACTCTTGCACTCATTGCTTCAAGACTAATAATTGTGATCATATATGCGTTTACCTTTATCGGAATCTCTTTTTATACACTCAACATTTTTGATCTCCTTAATTTTAAAACGCTCATTTTTGGATTTATTAGCATTTTTTCAAGCTCATTATTTTGCTTTTGTTTAGCCATTTTTGTCGCTAAAATCTTTCAAAATGAACAAAGTATCTTAGGATTTGCCAACATTATCAATCTCTACGCAGTAATTTCTTGTAATGTATTTGTTTCTCTAGACTATCTACCTAGTATTGGTCAGTTATTTATCAAAACTTCTGTTTTTTACCAACTTAACCAACTTTTACTAAAGTCCTTTCAAGGAATTGACCCTATACTAATACTGATAGCTTCAACACTTTTCATTGTTTGTGGCATTACCCTCTTTTTACTAAGCGCTAATCGCATGCTGTTAATAGAACGCATGCGTTAA
- a CDS encoding vacuolating cytotoxin domain-containing protein: protein MIDKNDKTDLKNKRFKNRSFKGVKKKIAKKYKIKNSSLTIYPLKTHSNLCVSFNKKIFLALGFVSALSAQSEDYNSSVYWLNSVNENHNNKSYYVSPLRTWAGGSRSFTQNYNNSKLYIGTKNASSTPNNSSVWFGEKGYIGFITGVFKARDIFITGAVGSGNELKTGGGAILVFESSNELSANGAYFQNNRAGMQTSWINLISNHSVNLTNTDFGNQTPNGGFNVMGRKITYNGGIVNGGNFGFDNVDSNGTTTISGVTFNNNGALTYKGGNGIGGSITFTNSNINHYKLNLNANSVTFNNSTLGSMPNTNTIGNAYILNASNITFNNLTFNGGWFVFDRSDASVHFQGTTTINNPTSPFINMSAKVTINPNAVFNIQNYTPTIGSAYTLFSMKNGSIAYNDVSNLWNIIRLKNTQATKDNSKNATSNNNTHTYYVTYNLGGTLYNFRQIFSPDSIVLQSVYYGANNIYYTNSMNIHDNVFNLKNINDDRSDTIFYLNGLNTWNYTNARFTQTYGGKNSALVFNATTPWANGSIPKSNSTVRFGGYEGVNWGKTGYITGTFTADRVYITGNMMSGNGAQTGGGATLNFVGATEINIAGADFKNLKTTSQNSYMTFMALGDSSGSGKINVSQSDFYDWTGGGYDFTGNGAFDSVNFNKAYYKFQGAENSYHFKNTNFLAGNFKFQGKTTIEKSVLDDASYTFNGVNNAFNENKFNGGSFSFNHAEQTDAFNNNSFNGGSFSFNAKQVDFSGNSFNGGVFDFNNTPKVSFTDDTFNANNQFKINGAQTTFTFNKGVVFNMQGLLNSLSVGTTYQLLNAKSVDYKNNNALYQMLRWTSGENPSGRLVDENQSVPSSAKIYNVQFIDNGLTYYIKENFNNGITLTRLCTLGYTHCVNIYNDAFNLKNVNNNASNTVFYLNGMTTWKIAGTGVFTQDYSGSNSVLVFNQTTPFLAGANPASNSVVSFGKTSGAEWGLVGYIQGVFKANQIDITGTIRSGNGAQTGGGATLVFNAQERLNIANASLNNDKAGLQDSWMNFIVNNGNLNVTNANFSNQTPHGGFNLKANNITWDKGSVNGGGNFGVDNASANGNAVIKNVNFSDNGTLIYKGGENSAGNSLTLENNTFNSYNINAKAQNLIFNNNSFSGGSYSFNDTKNTTFKGTNTLINSDPFSRLQGSIAIDNNSIFNIERDLTDKTTYTLLSGNNIKYNNEILADNVFSKNLWNLIHYGGEQGTLLRADNNTFFVQFTQSNGQKFVFEETFNPGSITYKYLTLNSSPFHTDADSKDIWSQVRKQFDFIPGKTPVCVGVCYIAPYKNQDLIGSSAFAWSLNFGATVVGTLLLGSAQEKANNNGGSIWFGKNNLLYLHGNFNATNIFLTNNFNVGNPNAGGGATINFNADETLNADGLNYTNFQTVAMGLQTSASQHSWANFNSRLSMDIKNSNFRDFTWGGFNFNSGRITFENTTFSGWTNINGATESGSSYVNMVANTDLIFTNSILGGGIRYDLKANNIIFNNSQMVIDVSKNVNQSSLNGNVTFNNSRLSVKPNAAINIGDSQTQTTLENASSLSFYNNSVANFNGTTAFNGVSYLNLNPNAQLSFNQANFNNANVTFYGIPLFGKTPDFGNSVRLINFKGNTNFNQATLNLRAKNIHINFQGASTFENNSTMNLAESSQASFNALSVEGETDFNLNGSSLLNFNGDSVFNAPVSFYANNSQISFTKLATFNADASFDLGNNSTLNFQSVLLNGTLNLLGNGANALSINASGNFSFGTQGVLNLSNVNLFDAENKPLVYNILQAQNIQGLMGNNGYEKIRFYGIQIEKADYSFNNGVHSWSFTNPLNTTETITETLHNNRLKVQISQNYASNNEMFNLAPSLYDYQKNPYDESSNSYNYTSDKTGTYYLNSNIKGFNQNNEIPGTYNAQNQPLQALHIYNQAITKQDLSIIASLGKEFLPKIANLLSSGALDNLNFNSPNSFETILGIFEKYGITLNQENWKSLLKIINGFSNTANYHFSQGNLVVGAIKEGQTNTKSVVWFGGDGYKEPCAVGDNTCQMFRQTNLGQLLNSTSPYLGYINANFRAKNIYITGTIGSGNAWGSGGSANVSFESGTNLVLNQANIDAQGTDKIFSYLGKEGIDKLFGEKGLGNILSNIIYEESLNDNAIPKDLASMIPKDFGSKTLSSLLNPTEVNNLLGVSAFKNAIMEILNSKTVGDVFGENGLLNALDPIKRKEIDQMLLEQIQAHSSGFEKFIVKTLGIENVENFINNWYGKQSLSSFANNFVPGGLNQALDKIGSNANSKDLQNFLDKTTFGDILNQMINQAPLINKLISWLGPQDLSVLVNIALNSITNPSKELLGAISGMGQKVLNDLLGEGVVNKIMSNQVLGQMINKIIADKGFGGVYHQGLGSILPKPLQDELKKLGMGSLLKPKGLHNLWQKGNFNFLAKDYVFVNNSSFSNATGGGLNFVAGKSIIFNGKNTINFTQYQGKLSFISQDFSSISLDTLNATNGLTLNASKNDISVQKGQICVNVLNCMGEKKANSLSAPTDETLEVNANNFTFLGTIKANGLVDFSKVLQNTTIGTLDLGSNALLRANNLIVNNAFNNNSNHRADISGNLNVVKGATLSTNENGLNVGGDFKSEGPLIFNLNNPTHQTIINVTRTSTIMSYNNQALINFNTQLKQGAYTLMDAKRMVYGYDNQMILGGSLSDYLKLYTLIDFNGKRMRLNGDSLSYDNKPVNIKDGGLVVSFKDNQGQMVYSSILYDKVQVTVSDKPINIQAPSLEYYIKYIQGSAGLNAIESAGNNSLMWLNALFMAKGGNPLFAPYYLQDTPTEHIVTLMKDITGALGMLTNSNLKNNSTDVLQLNTYTQQMGRLAKLSNFASFDSTDFSERLSSLKNQRFADAIPNAMDVILKYSQRDKLKNNLWATGVGGVSFVENGTGTLYGINVGYDRFIKGVIVGGYAAYGYSGFYERITSSKSDNVDVGLYARAFIKKSELTFSVNETWGANKTQISSNDALLSMINQSYQYSTWTTNARVNYGYDFMFKNKSIILKPQIGLRYYYIGMTGLEGVMNNALYNQFKANADPSKKSVLTIDFAFENRHYFNKNSYFYAIGGIGRDLLVRSMGDKLVRFIGDNTLSYRKGELYNTFASITTGGEVRLFKSFYANAGVGARFGLDYKMINITGNIGMRLAF, encoded by the coding sequence ATGATTGATAAAAATGATAAAACAGATTTAAAAAACAAACGCTTTAAAAACCGCTCTTTTAAGGGCGTTAAAAAGAAAATCGCTAAAAAATATAAAATCAAAAACTCGTCTTTGACAATTTATCCCTTAAAAACGCATTCAAATCTTTGCGTATCCTTTAATAAAAAAATCTTTTTAGCCTTAGGGTTTGTTTCAGCTTTGAGCGCTCAAAGTGAAGATTATAATAGTTCGGTGTATTGGCTCAATAGCGTGAATGAAAATCATAACAACAAATCCTACTATGTCAGCCCTTTACGCACCTGGGCTGGGGGGAGTAGGAGTTTTACGCAAAACTATAATAATAGTAAGTTATACATAGGGACAAAAAACGCTTCTTCAACGCCCAATAATTCTTCTGTGTGGTTTGGGGAAAAGGGCTATATAGGTTTTATTACAGGGGTTTTTAAGGCTAGAGATATTTTTATCACAGGAGCTGTTGGATCGGGTAATGAGTTAAAAACCGGCGGAGGGGCGATACTTGTTTTTGAAAGCTCAAACGAATTAAGCGCTAATGGGGCTTATTTTCAAAATAACAGAGCTGGGATGCAAACTTCTTGGATCAATTTGATTTCCAATCATAGCGTGAATTTGACAAACACGGATTTTGGCAACCAAACCCCTAATGGGGGCTTTAATGTGATGGGGCGAAAGATTACTTATAATGGCGGGATCGTCAATGGCGGGAATTTTGGCTTTGATAATGTGGATAGCAATGGCACAACCACCATTAGCGGGGTAACTTTCAATAATAACGGCGCGCTCACTTATAAGGGTGGGAATGGTATCGGGGGGAGCATCACTTTCACTAACTCTAATATCAATCATTATAAACTCAATCTTAACGCCAATAGCGTTACCTTTAACAACAGCACTCTAGGGAGCATGCCCAACACTAATACTATAGGAAATGCCTACATTCTTAATGCAAGCAATATCACTTTTAATAATTTGACCTTTAATGGGGGTTGGTTCGTTTTTGATAGATCTGATGCTAGTGTTCATTTTCAAGGCACAACCACGATCAACAATCCCACTTCGCCCTTTATCAATATGAGCGCTAAAGTTACCATTAATCCTAATGCGGTTTTTAATATTCAAAATTACACGCCCACAATAGGGAGCGCTTACACGCTCTTTAGCATGAAAAATGGCTCTATCGCTTACAATGATGTCAGCAACTTATGGAATATTATCAGGCTTAAAAACACGCAAGCCACAAAAGACAACAGCAAAAACGCCACTTCTAATAACAACACCCACACTTACTATGTAACCTACAATTTAGGCGGCACGCTCTATAATTTTAGACAAATTTTTAGCCCTGATTCTATTGTTTTACAATCTGTCTATTATGGCGCGAACAATATTTACTACACCAATAGCATGAATATCCATGACAATGTTTTTAATTTAAAAAATATTAATGATGATAGATCTGACACGATTTTTTATCTTAACGGCTTAAACACTTGGAATTACACTAATGCGAGATTCACTCAAACCTATGGTGGGAAAAACAGCGCTTTAGTCTTTAACGCTACGACCCCTTGGGCTAATGGCAGCATCCCTAAATCTAACAGCACGGTGCGTTTTGGGGGGTATGAGGGAGTCAATTGGGGGAAAACGGGCTATATCACCGGCACTTTCACAGCCGATAGGGTTTATATCACCGGTAACATGATGTCTGGTAACGGCGCTCAAACCGGTGGGGGGGCGACTTTGAATTTTGTGGGCGCGACTGAAATTAATATCGCCGGGGCTGATTTTAAAAACCTAAAAACCACTTCACAAAACTCTTACATGACTTTTATGGCGTTAGGGGATAGCTCTGGGAGCGGCAAGATCAATGTTTCTCAGTCTGATTTTTACGATTGGACGGGTGGGGGGTATGATTTTACCGGTAATGGCGCTTTTGATAGCGTGAATTTCAACAAGGCTTATTACAAATTTCAAGGCGCTGAAAATTCTTACCATTTTAAAAACACGAACTTTTTAGCAGGGAATTTTAAGTTTCAAGGCAAGACTACCATTGAAAAATCCGTTTTAGATGACGCTTCTTACACTTTTAATGGCGTAAATAACGCCTTTAATGAAAACAAATTTAATGGCGGTTCGTTTAGTTTCAACCACGCGGAGCAGACAGACGCTTTCAATAACAACTCGTTCAATGGCGGATCGTTTAGTTTCAACGCCAAGCAAGTGGATTTTAGTGGGAACTCGTTCAATGGGGGTGTGTTTGATTTCAATAATACCCCTAAAGTCAGTTTTACTGATGACACTTTCAATGCGAATAACCAATTTAAAATAAACGGCGCTCAAACAACTTTCACTTTCAATAAGGGCGTTGTTTTTAACATGCAAGGGCTTTTGAACAGCCTAAGCGTAGGCACGACTTATCAATTGCTTAACGCTAAAAGCGTGGATTATAAAAATAATAACGCTTTGTATCAAATGTTGCGCTGGACGAGCGGGGAAAATCCTAGTGGTAGGTTAGTTGATGAGAATCAATCCGTGCCAAGCAGCGCTAAAATTTATAATGTCCAATTCATTGATAACGGCTTGACTTACTACATCAAAGAAAACTTTAATAATGGGATCACGCTCACTCGTTTATGCACTCTAGGCTATACGCATTGCGTGAATATTTATAACGATGCGTTTAATCTTAAAAATGTCAATAACAACGCCAGTAACACCGTGTTCTATCTCAACGGCATGACGACTTGGAAGATCGCTGGCACAGGCGTTTTCACGCAAGATTATAGCGGCTCTAACAGCGTTTTAGTGTTCAACCAAACCACCCCCTTTCTTGCTGGGGCGAATCCCGCTTCTAATAGCGTGGTGAGTTTTGGGAAAACTTCGGGGGCTGAATGGGGGTTAGTGGGCTATATTCAAGGCGTTTTTAAAGCCAATCAAATTGATATTACCGGCACGATTCGCTCTGGTAACGGCGCTCAAACCGGTGGGGGTGCGACTTTAGTGTTTAACGCTCAAGAGCGTTTGAATATCGCTAACGCTAGTTTGAATAACGATAAAGCCGGTTTGCAAGATTCATGGATGAATTTCATTGTTAATAATGGTAATTTGAATGTAACAAACGCCAATTTTAGCAACCAAACCCCGCATGGAGGCTTTAACCTTAAGGCCAATAACATTACTTGGGATAAAGGCTCTGTGAATGGAGGGGGGAATTTTGGCGTGGATAACGCTAGTGCTAACGGAAATGCCGTGATTAAGAATGTTAATTTTAGCGATAATGGCACTTTGATTTATAAAGGGGGTGAAAACAGTGCTGGAAATTCTTTAACCCTAGAAAACAACACCTTCAATTCCTATAATATCAACGCAAAAGCGCAAAACCTTATTTTCAACAACAACTCGTTTAGTGGCGGTAGCTATTCGTTTAACGACACTAAAAACACCACTTTTAAAGGCACAAACACGCTCATTAACAGCGATCCTTTCAGCCGTCTTCAAGGATCAATCGCTATTGACAATAATAGTATTTTTAATATTGAAAGGGATTTGACCGATAAAACCACTTACACGCTTTTAAGCGGGAATAACATTAAATATAATAATGAAATTTTGGCGGATAATGTTTTTTCAAAAAATTTATGGAATCTGATCCATTATGGCGGCGAACAAGGGACTTTATTAAGAGCGGATAATAATACTTTTTTTGTGCAATTCACCCAAAGCAACGGCCAAAAATTTGTTTTTGAAGAAACTTTTAACCCGGGCTCTATCACTTATAAATACCTTACGCTCAATTCTTCGCCTTTCCACACAGACGCTGATTCTAAAGATATTTGGAGTCAAGTGAGGAAGCAATTTGATTTTATTCCAGGAAAAACCCCTGTGTGTGTTGGCGTGTGCTATATCGCGCCTTATAAAAATCAAGACCTTATTGGCTCTAGCGCTTTTGCGTGGTCGCTGAACTTTGGGGCTACGGTGGTAGGGACTTTGCTTTTAGGGAGCGCGCAAGAAAAAGCCAATAATAATGGCGGATCTATCTGGTTTGGTAAGAATAATTTGCTGTATTTGCATGGCAATTTCAACGCGACTAATATCTTTTTAACGAATAATTTTAATGTCGGCAACCCTAACGCTGGCGGTGGGGCGACGATTAATTTTAACGCTGATGAAACCTTGAACGCTGACGGGTTAAATTACACGAATTTCCAAACCGTGGCTATGGGCTTACAAACCAGCGCGAGTCAGCATTCTTGGGCGAATTTCAATTCCAGGCTTTCTATGGATATTAAAAACTCTAACTTTAGGGATTTCACATGGGGAGGCTTTAATTTTAATTCAGGGCGTATCACTTTTGAAAACACCACTTTTAGCGGCTGGACCAATATTAACGGAGCGACTGAGAGCGGCTCATCGTATGTGAATATGGTTGCGAATACGGATTTGATATTTACTAATTCCATTTTAGGGGGGGGTATCCGCTATGATTTGAAAGCTAATAACATTATTTTCAATAACTCTCAAATGGTTATTGATGTGTCTAAGAATGTGAATCAGTCTTCATTGAATGGGAATGTTACTTTCAATAATTCCAGGCTTTCAGTCAAGCCCAACGCTGCTATTAATATTGGGGATAGCCAAACCCAAACGACTTTAGAAAACGCTTCAAGCCTTTCTTTTTACAACAACAGCGTGGCGAATTTTAACGGCACAACCGCTTTTAATGGGGTGTCTTATTTGAATTTGAACCCTAACGCTCAATTAAGCTTCAATCAAGCAAATTTCAATAACGCTAATGTAACCTTTTATGGCATCCCGCTATTTGGTAAAACGCCTGATTTTGGCAACTCTGTGCGCCTTATCAATTTCAAAGGGAATACGAATTTTAATCAAGCCACGCTCAATTTAAGGGCTAAAAATATCCATATCAATTTCCAAGGGGCTTCCACTTTTGAAAATAACTCTACGATGAATTTAGCTGAAAGTTCTCAAGCGAGCTTTAATGCGCTTAGCGTAGAAGGGGAAACGGATTTCAACCTCAACGGATCAAGCTTGTTGAACTTCAATGGCGATAGCGTTTTTAACGCTCCTGTGAGTTTTTATGCTAATAATTCTCAAATTTCTTTCACTAAACTAGCGACCTTTAATGCAGACGCTTCATTTGATTTAGGCAACAACAGCACCCTGAATTTTCAAAGCGTTCTTTTAAACGGCACTCTAAACCTTTTAGGTAATGGCGCTAACGCTTTATCCATTAATGCAAGCGGGAATTTCAGCTTTGGAACTCAAGGGGTTTTGAATCTGTCTAATGTGAATTTATTTGATGCAGAAAACAAGCCCTTAGTTTATAATATTTTACAAGCCCAAAATATTCAGGGTTTAATGGGGAATAACGGCTATGAAAAGATCCGTTTTTATGGCATACAGATTGAAAAGGCTGATTACTCGTTTAATAACGGCGTTCATTCTTGGAGTTTCACTAACCCGCTCAACACGACTGAAACGATTACAGAAACCTTGCATAACAACCGCTTGAAAGTGCAGATTTCTCAGAACTACGCTTCTAATAATGAGATGTTTAATCTCGCTCCCAGCTTGTATGATTACCAAAAAAACCCTTATGATGAAAGCTCTAATTCCTATAATTACACAAGCGATAAGACCGGCACTTATTATTTGAATAGCAATATCAAAGGCTTTAATCAAAATAATGAGATACCAGGGACTTATAACGCGCAAAACCAGCCCTTACAAGCCTTACACATTTATAATCAGGCTATCACTAAGCAAGATTTAAGTATTATTGCCAGCTTGGGTAAGGAATTTTTGCCTAAAATAGCCAATCTTTTATCTTCGGGGGCTTTAGATAATCTCAATTTCAATAGCCCGAATAGTTTTGAAACTATTCTTGGTATCTTTGAAAAATATGGTATCACTTTAAACCAAGAAAATTGGAAGAGCTTATTAAAGATCATTAATGGATTTTCTAACACGGCTAATTATCATTTCTCTCAAGGCAATCTCGTTGTGGGGGCAATCAAAGAAGGGCAAACGAACACTAAAAGCGTGGTGTGGTTTGGAGGCGATGGCTATAAAGAGCCATGCGCGGTTGGGGATAACACTTGCCAGATGTTTAGGCAGACTAATTTAGGGCAGTTGCTCAATTCCACTTCGCCTTATTTGGGCTACATTAACGCTAATTTTAGGGCTAAAAACATTTACATTACCGGGACAATCGGCAGCGGGAACGCTTGGGGGAGCGGAGGGAGCGCGAATGTGTCTTTTGAAAGCGGCACAAATTTGGTGCTCAATCAAGCCAATATTGACGCTCAAGGGACCGATAAAATCTTTTCTTATCTGGGGAAAGAGGGTATTGATAAGCTTTTTGGGGAAAAAGGTTTGGGGAATATCCTTTCTAATATTATTTATGAAGAGAGTTTGAATGATAATGCCATCCCTAAAGATCTAGCCAGCATGATCCCTAAAGATTTTGGCTCTAAAACTTTAAGCTCATTGCTTAACCCTACTGAAGTGAATAACCTCTTAGGCGTGAGCGCATTTAAAAACGCGATCATGGAAATTTTAAATTCTAAAACGGTGGGCGATGTTTTTGGTGAAAACGGGCTTTTAAACGCGCTAGATCCTATAAAAAGAAAAGAAATCGATCAAATGCTCTTAGAACAAATCCAAGCCCATTCTTCAGGATTTGAAAAATTCATTGTCAAAACTTTAGGGATTGAAAATGTAGAGAATTTCATCAATAACTGGTATGGAAAACAAAGTTTGAGTTCTTTTGCCAATAATTTTGTGCCTGGAGGGTTAAATCAAGCCCTTGATAAAATAGGTTCTAACGCTAATTCTAAAGACTTACAGAATTTCTTAGACAAAACGACCTTTGGGGATATTCTAAATCAAATGATCAATCAAGCCCCCTTAATCAATAAGCTCATTTCTTGGCTAGGCCCGCAGGATTTAAGCGTGTTAGTGAATATCGCTTTAAATAGCATCACTAACCCCAGTAAGGAATTGTTGGGCGCGATTTCTGGAATGGGTCAAAAAGTGCTGAACGATTTGTTAGGCGAAGGCGTAGTGAATAAGATCATGAGCAATCAAGTCTTAGGGCAAATGATTAATAAAATCATCGCTGATAAGGGCTTTGGAGGCGTTTATCATCAAGGTTTGGGATCTATACTGCCTAAACCCTTACAAGATGAATTGAAGAAATTGGGCATGGGCTCTTTGCTCAAACCTAAAGGCTTGCACAACCTCTGGCAAAAAGGGAATTTTAATTTCTTAGCTAAAGATTATGTGTTTGTGAATAACAGCTCGTTTAGTAACGCCACAGGGGGGGGATTGAATTTTGTAGCGGGCAAGTCCATTATCTTTAACGGGAAAAATACGATCAATTTCACGCAATATCAGGGCAAGCTTTCATTTATTTCTCAAGATTTTTCTAGTATTTCACTAGATACCTTAAACGCTACCAACGGCTTAACGCTGAATGCTTCTAAAAATGACATTAGCGTTCAAAAAGGTCAGATTTGCGTGAATGTTTTAAATTGCATGGGCGAGAAAAAAGCTAATTCTTTAAGCGCTCCAACCGATGAAACGCTAGAAGTGAATGCGAATAATTTCACATTTTTAGGAACAATTAAAGCGAACGGATTAGTGGATTTTTCAAAAGTCTTACAAAATACCACGATCGGGACTTTGGATTTAGGATCAAACGCTCTTTTAAGGGCGAATAATTTGATCGTGAATAACGCTTTTAACAATAACTCTAATCATAGGGCTGATATTAGCGGTAATCTCAATGTGGTAAAAGGAGCGACTCTCAGCACGAATGAAAACGGCTTGAATGTGGGGGGCGATTTCAAGAGCGAAGGGCCATTAATCTTTAATCTTAATAATCCCACCCATCAAACGATTATTAATGTAACTCGCACTTCTACGATCATGTCTTACAATAATCAAGCTTTAATTAATTTTAACACTCAACTCAAGCAAGGCGCTTACACGCTTATGGACGCTAAACGCATGGTTTATGGCTATGATAATCAAATGATTCTTGGAGGGAGCTTGAGCGATTACCTCAAGCTTTACACCCTCATTGATTTTAATGGCAAACGCATGCGACTAAATGGCGATTCGTTAAGTTATGACAATAAACCGGTCAATATTAAAGATGGGGGTCTTGTGGTAAGCTTTAAAGATAATCAAGGGCAAATGGTGTATTCATCTATCCTTTATGATAAGGTTCAAGTTACCGTCTCTGATAAACCCATTAACATTCAAGCCCCTAGTTTGGAGTATTACATCAAATACATTCAAGGCAGCGCTGGTTTGAATGCGATCGAATCTGCGGGCAATAATTCCCTTATGTGGCTGAATGCGCTTTTTATGGCTAAAGGGGGTAATCCCTTGTTTGCGCCTTATTATTTGCAAGACACGCCCACTGAACACATTGTTACTTTAATGAAAGATATTACCGGTGCTTTAGGCATGCTTACTAACTCCAATCTTAAAAACAATTCCACCGATGTTTTACAGCTCAACACTTACACGCAACAAATGGGCCGTTTAGCAAAGCTTTCTAATTTCGCTTCCTTTGATTCAACGGATTTTAGCGAGCGCTTGAGCAGCCTTAAAAACCAAAGATTTGCTGACGCAATCCCTAACGCGATGGATGTGATTTTAAAATACTCTCAAAGGGATAAATTAAAAAACAACCTTTGGGCAACCGGCGTTGGGGGCGTGAGCTTTGTGGAAAATGGCACAGGAACGCTCTATGGTATCAATGTGGGCTATGACAGATTTATTAAGGGTGTGATTGTTGGAGGGTATGCGGCTTATGGGTATAGCGGGTTTTATGAACGCATCACTAGTTCTAAATCTGATAATGTGGATGTGGGCTTGTATGCGAGAGCTTTCATTAAAAAGAGCGAGCTAACCTTTAGCGTCAATGAAACTTGGGGGGCTAATAAAACCCAGATCAGCTCCAACGACGCTCTGCTTTCTATGATCAACCAATCTTATCAATACAGCACATGGACGACGAACGCGAGAGTCAATTACGGGTATGATTTCATGTTTAAAAACAAAAGCATCATTTTAAAACCTCAAATTGGTTTAAGGTATTACTATATTGGCATGACCGGTTTAGAAGGGGTGATGAATAACGCACTCTATAACCAGTTTAAAGCGAACGCGGATCCGTCTAAAAAATCCGTTTTAACGATTGATTTTGCTTTTGAAAACCGCCATTATTTCAATAAAAACTCTTATTTTTATGCGATTGGCGGCATTGGTAGGGATTTATTGGTGCGATCAATGGGGGATAAATTGGTGCGTTTCATTGGCGATAACACTTTGAGCTACAGAAAAGGCGAGCTTTACAACACTTTTGCGAGCATCACTACAGGTGGGGAAGTGAGGTTGTTTAAAAGCTTTTATGCGAATGCTGGGGTGGGGGCTAGGTTTGGATTGGATTACAAAATGATCAATATCACCGGAAACATTGGAATGCGTTTAGCGTTTTAA